In Rattus norvegicus strain BN/NHsdMcwi chromosome 3, GRCr8, whole genome shotgun sequence, a genomic segment contains:
- the Otor gene encoding otoraplin precursor, translating to MARILILLLGGLVALCAGHGMFMDKLSSKKLCADEECVYTISLARAQEDYNAPDCRFINVKKGQQIYVYSKLVTENGAGAFWAGSVYGDHQDEMGIVGYFPSNLVREQRVYQEATKEIPTTDIDFFCE from the exons ATGGCAAGAATATTGATTCTTTTGCTTGGGGGCCTTGTGGCTCTCTGTGCCGGGCATGGCATGTTTATGGATAAACTTTCTTCTAAGAAGTTGTGTGCAGATGAGGAGTGTGTCT atACCATTTCTCTGGCAAGAGCACAGGAAGACTACAATGCCCCGGACTGTAGGTTCATCAATGTCAAGAAAGGGCAGCAGATCTATGTTTATTCCAAGCTGGTaacagaaaatggagctggggcATTCTGGGCTGGCAGT GTTTATGGTGACCACCAGGATGAGATGGGAATTGTGGGTTATTTCCCCAGCAACTTGGTTAGAGAGCAACGAGTGTACCAGGAGGCCACCAAGGAGATTCCAACCACG GATATTGACTTCTTCTGTGaataa